A window of the Leptospira brenneri genome harbors these coding sequences:
- a CDS encoding HAD family hydrolase, producing MALFLDLDNTLLPSKPAYEFAITECAKDWKERELGGDFFLLYESARKKVKNQLMGHSSNRLRLLCFKLMLDEVKNNTAVNNHSSDTDSKLTNGFQTKDIVDLLWMEERYHFHFTNFLKNESKKESYQTKLFPKLVTLSNQFPVFLTTNETLRTQLLKISAFLPDDFRFTLITSEEVGFEKPDTKYFSYVLEQAKENPEDCILLGDNWDDDILGANRHGIVSIHIPDMWADGSEVKEYPFESSSAIWKAPSTMTALDFAELWLSKRKK from the coding sequence ATGGCTTTGTTTTTGGATTTGGACAATACCCTTTTACCATCGAAACCGGCATATGAATTTGCCATCACAGAATGTGCTAAAGATTGGAAGGAGCGAGAGTTAGGTGGAGACTTTTTTCTCTTATACGAATCTGCTAGAAAAAAGGTAAAAAACCAACTCATGGGTCATAGTTCCAATCGGTTGCGACTCTTGTGTTTTAAATTGATGTTGGATGAAGTGAAAAATAATACCGCCGTAAATAATCATTCTAGTGATACTGACTCAAAATTGACGAACGGATTTCAAACCAAAGACATTGTTGATTTATTATGGATGGAAGAAAGATACCATTTCCATTTTACCAATTTCCTAAAAAATGAATCTAAAAAAGAATCTTACCAAACAAAGTTATTTCCTAAACTTGTAACCTTATCCAATCAGTTTCCAGTTTTTTTAACCACCAATGAAACTTTACGAACGCAATTATTAAAAATATCTGCTTTTTTACCAGATGACTTCCGTTTTACGCTCATCACATCAGAAGAAGTGGGATTTGAAAAACCTGATACAAAATATTTTTCTTATGTTTTGGAACAGGCAAAGGAAAATCCAGAGGATTGTATTTTACTTGGGGACAATTGGGATGATGACATTCTCGGTGCCAACCGACATGGAATTGTTAGCATTCACATTCCTGACATGTGGGCTGATGGTTCCGAGGTGAAGGAATATCCGTTTGAATCCTCAAGCGCGATATGGAAGGCGCCGAGTACGATGACCGCACTTGACTTTGCTGAATTATGGCTTTCGAAGCGTAAGAAATAA
- the dapF gene encoding diaminopimelate epimerase yields MKINFTKMEGIGNDYVYIDATKNDIRLSSEQIQKLSDRNFGIGGDGVIFIRNSKTGEFQMDMYNADGSSSEMCGNGVRCVGKFVFDHGLTKNQKPTIETGKGVLTLDLKTGNSGKVEMVTVDMGEPILKPTLVPIVWPGEEPVINQEIEVQGKKYHFTAVSMGNPHCVIYVDDADAFPVREIGPIIENHPLFPRRVNVEFVSVRGKDHLYQRTWERGTGETLACGTGACAVTVASILNGKTGRSVKIDLRGGTLHVEWKENGSVMMTGPAKEVFSGEVEI; encoded by the coding sequence ATGAAAATCAACTTCACCAAAATGGAAGGAATTGGAAATGACTATGTGTATATCGACGCAACTAAAAACGATATTCGCTTAAGTTCGGAACAAATCCAAAAACTATCCGATCGTAACTTTGGAATCGGCGGTGATGGGGTGATTTTTATTCGTAATTCAAAAACAGGCGAATTCCAAATGGATATGTACAATGCCGATGGAAGTTCTTCCGAGATGTGTGGGAATGGAGTTCGTTGTGTTGGAAAATTTGTTTTTGACCACGGCCTTACTAAAAACCAAAAACCAACAATCGAAACAGGAAAGGGTGTCCTCACTCTCGATTTAAAAACCGGAAACTCTGGCAAAGTAGAAATGGTTACCGTGGATATGGGTGAACCCATTCTTAAACCAACACTTGTGCCTATCGTTTGGCCGGGAGAGGAACCCGTCATCAACCAAGAGATTGAAGTCCAAGGAAAGAAATATCACTTTACGGCCGTTAGTATGGGGAATCCTCATTGTGTGATTTATGTAGATGATGCGGATGCCTTTCCGGTTCGCGAAATTGGACCAATCATTGAAAACCATCCCTTATTTCCAAGAAGAGTGAATGTGGAATTTGTCTCTGTCAGAGGAAAAGACCATCTTTACCAAAGAACTTGGGAGAGAGGAACTGGGGAAACCTTGGCCTGCGGTACAGGAGCTTGTGCTGTGACAGTTGCTTCTATCTTAAATGGAAAAACCGGACGATCGGTAAAGATCGATCTACGTGGCGGGACTCTCCATGTGGAATGGAAAGAAAATGGATCTGTGATGATGACTGGACCGGCTAAAGAAGTATTCTCAGGAGAAGTGGAAATTTAA
- a CDS encoding class I SAM-dependent methyltransferase, translating to MKSCILCQSSESKSVFNENGTPILECKNCGHVYSSYEQEEHYEGYWDGAEQTYDLKWWDDAHRAVYSDFISTYLKSDKGNLLDVGCGLGFFVKAVLTKKPGWSAVGYEISKQAVKFANEQNGMKTVYAGLVQDSKLPKESFDIITLWDVIEHIPKPHSLLTYLHGLLKPGGILFLQTPNFPIQLAKANLKVKLKGMKEGVHYLEVKDHVNNYKMHTLAELGKQCGFKDPKYKVLMPILSVSGSKSKLAVYFKLGYYYLTKLIFAISFGTINWNNTLFLTLRKP from the coding sequence ATGAAATCTTGTATCCTTTGCCAATCTTCCGAGTCCAAATCCGTATTCAATGAAAATGGAACCCCCATTTTAGAATGTAAAAACTGTGGACATGTATATTCCTCTTATGAACAAGAAGAACATTACGAAGGTTATTGGGACGGGGCAGAACAAACTTATGATTTAAAATGGTGGGATGATGCACACCGTGCTGTGTATTCCGATTTTATTTCTACTTACTTAAAATCAGACAAAGGAAACCTTTTGGATGTAGGATGTGGACTGGGTTTTTTTGTGAAAGCGGTGCTAACGAAAAAACCAGGTTGGTCTGCGGTTGGGTATGAGATTTCAAAACAAGCAGTCAAATTTGCCAACGAACAAAATGGAATGAAAACTGTTTATGCCGGTCTTGTGCAGGATTCCAAACTACCCAAAGAAAGTTTTGATATCATCACTTTATGGGATGTGATCGAACACATACCCAAACCACATTCTCTACTTACTTATCTACATGGACTACTCAAACCCGGTGGAATTCTTTTTTTACAAACTCCTAACTTCCCGATCCAACTAGCCAAAGCCAATCTAAAGGTAAAACTAAAAGGAATGAAGGAAGGAGTTCACTACTTAGAAGTCAAAGACCATGTGAACAATTACAAAATGCATACTCTGGCGGAGCTTGGAAAACAATGTGGATTTAAAGATCCAAAATACAAAGTGCTGATGCCCATTCTTTCTGTATCTGGAAGCAAAAGTAAACTCGCCGTTTATTTTAAGTTAGGTTATTATTATCTAACAAAACTCATTTTTGCAATTAGTTTTGGAACCATTAATTGGAATAATACTTTATTTCTTACGCTTCGAAAGCCATAA
- a CDS encoding adenylate/guanylate cyclase domain-containing protein: MKSGRKVQFIAFLLIYFIVPFCACLFTLIFANYTASAFLPTKFLGLFEATQVTKDITLGIFTWAPFPIITLILFVYSLPIAKFLFSSKGCNFISEERARHRIVHSPLTISLLGFIGWEISNFLSVCRIDNLFPEAPHQSIITVSILFAFWGLFAFAFSYATTTYLNKLLIIPSVFPEGGLGKYAHGKQFSIVTKQFIFWAASTLFPIVLLIFGILLRTNQSILNLHDLVHNDVLFEVIAIMLFFSFAFAMSFASSLQHPLNQIEKATELIKEQKFDTRVKIFSSDELGLLGDAVNEMAEGLAERERIKDTFGRIVDPRVRDYLLSNEHSLGGKVVEASILFSDLRDFTTLSEKRKPEEVLYILNRYFQEMSNAIEMHGGFINKFIGDAILAVFGTPMPMNDHAERAFATALEMQKNLDALNTKFLSEGLTELKMGIGIHTGSLLVGNIGSANRMEFTVIGDTVNTASRVEGLCKGLKKNLLLTENTSLLLPEEIRSKLQSEGEYELKGRETKEKIYSYSLGE, translated from the coding sequence ATGAAATCAGGCCGCAAAGTACAGTTCATTGCTTTTTTATTAATTTACTTCATCGTTCCTTTTTGTGCCTGTTTGTTCACATTGATTTTTGCGAACTATACAGCTTCGGCTTTTTTACCAACAAAGTTTCTCGGCCTCTTTGAAGCTACACAAGTCACAAAAGATATAACACTTGGTATTTTCACTTGGGCTCCTTTTCCCATCATCACTCTCATTTTGTTTGTGTACAGTCTACCCATTGCGAAATTTCTTTTTTCTTCCAAAGGTTGTAACTTTATCTCTGAAGAAAGAGCTCGTCACAGGATTGTTCATTCACCACTCACTATTAGTTTATTAGGATTTATTGGTTGGGAAATCTCAAACTTTTTAAGTGTTTGTCGGATTGATAACCTGTTTCCAGAAGCACCCCACCAAAGTATCATTACCGTTTCCATTTTGTTTGCATTTTGGGGATTATTTGCTTTTGCTTTTTCTTATGCCACAACAACATACTTAAACAAACTTCTTATCATCCCTTCTGTATTTCCAGAAGGGGGACTTGGTAAATACGCCCATGGAAAACAATTTTCCATCGTCACAAAACAATTTATTTTTTGGGCCGCATCCACACTTTTCCCAATTGTATTACTCATCTTTGGAATTTTACTACGAACCAACCAAAGTATTTTAAACCTCCACGACCTCGTTCACAATGATGTTCTCTTTGAAGTCATTGCCATCATGCTCTTTTTCTCATTTGCCTTTGCTATGTCGTTTGCATCCAGTTTACAACATCCACTCAACCAAATCGAAAAAGCCACAGAACTCATCAAAGAACAAAAGTTTGATACAAGGGTAAAAATCTTTAGTTCTGATGAATTGGGTTTACTTGGGGATGCAGTGAATGAGATGGCAGAAGGGCTTGCCGAAAGAGAAAGAATCAAAGATACCTTTGGCCGGATCGTAGATCCGAGAGTTAGGGACTATCTTTTGTCCAACGAACATAGTTTAGGTGGCAAAGTTGTAGAAGCCTCTATTTTGTTTTCAGACCTCAGAGACTTTACTACTCTTTCAGAAAAAAGAAAACCAGAAGAAGTACTGTATATTCTCAACCGTTACTTTCAAGAAATGAGTAATGCCATCGAAATGCATGGTGGCTTTATTAACAAATTCATTGGGGATGCCATCCTTGCGGTATTTGGAACTCCCATGCCGATGAATGACCATGCCGAACGTGCGTTTGCAACGGCCTTAGAGATGCAAAAAAACCTGGATGCCTTAAATACAAAATTTTTGTCAGAGGGACTTACGGAACTCAAGATGGGAATTGGAATCCACACAGGAAGCCTTCTTGTAGGAAATATCGGTTCCGCAAATCGTATGGAATTTACGGTCATTGGAGATACGGTCAATACTGCTTCACGAGTGGAAGGACTTTGTAAGGGGTTAAAGAAAAACCTCCTCCTCACAGAAAATACTTCCCTACTTTTACCAGAAGAGATCAGATCCAAACTCCAATCGGAAGGTGAATATGAATTAAAAGGTAGGGAGACCAAAGAGAAGATTTATTCCTATTCTTTAGGTGAATAA
- a CDS encoding MFS transporter — translation MNQTKLKLPIKLGYGSAETGITAVQLFTQIYLLKFYTEIVGLNSSLAGIALAISVIWDAISDPLMGRISDHTHSRWGRRRPYILLGGILLSIAVLLLFSPPHLTTQFGKFAYLLSVYLFVNTAMTIISVPHIALGGELSFERNERTSIFGWRLFFSNIGMLVGMIVPAAILQSLGDESNQNNIISSRIIAGEIVSFLILLSSVISFLVTRGKDNTSEKPKEALPFFSSFASVLKNKMFLVLLFAFVTAAIGRTFNSAIALYYYEYRLGLKESLVVINILLPFFLVLILSIGFWVWIAKRIGKKIPAFFGVFGLGVLTVIAYPLFPYGELRPPLIVAFVGGICAGSILIMDSLLTDVVDYDELKTGEKREGLYFGIWKMGVKFSQAFGIALTGFLLDIIGFQNGATVQSPEVGFRLAMIFGPGVGFFFILGSLLFLFFPLTDEKHIQVQRILLKRNTKRNNV, via the coding sequence ATGAACCAAACCAAATTAAAACTGCCCATAAAATTGGGATATGGGTCTGCAGAAACTGGCATAACAGCTGTTCAACTTTTTACACAAATTTATTTGCTAAAATTCTATACAGAGATTGTAGGATTGAACTCAAGTTTGGCAGGGATTGCCCTTGCCATTTCTGTCATTTGGGACGCAATCAGCGATCCTTTGATGGGAAGAATTTCTGACCACACCCATTCAAGATGGGGACGACGTAGACCCTACATTCTCCTTGGTGGAATTCTCTTATCAATCGCAGTTTTACTTCTATTTTCCCCTCCTCACCTTACCACTCAGTTTGGTAAGTTCGCCTATCTTTTGTCTGTATATCTTTTTGTAAATACAGCCATGACCATCATCTCGGTCCCACACATTGCTTTAGGTGGTGAACTTAGTTTTGAAAGGAATGAAAGGACATCCATTTTTGGATGGAGGTTGTTTTTTAGCAATATTGGAATGTTAGTGGGAATGATTGTACCGGCAGCCATATTACAATCTTTAGGTGATGAATCAAACCAAAACAATATCATCAGTTCTCGGATCATTGCCGGTGAAATTGTATCTTTCTTAATTTTACTTTCTTCTGTAATCAGTTTTTTAGTCACCCGAGGGAAAGACAATACAAGTGAAAAACCCAAAGAGGCATTACCTTTTTTTTCTTCTTTTGCCTCTGTATTAAAAAACAAAATGTTTTTAGTTTTACTCTTTGCCTTCGTCACCGCTGCCATCGGAAGGACATTCAACTCAGCCATTGCACTCTACTACTACGAGTATAGATTGGGGCTCAAAGAATCATTAGTTGTCATCAATATCCTACTTCCTTTTTTTCTAGTTCTCATCCTTTCGATTGGGTTTTGGGTTTGGATCGCCAAAAGAATTGGAAAAAAGATCCCCGCTTTTTTCGGAGTTTTTGGTTTAGGGGTTCTAACGGTGATCGCCTATCCACTTTTTCCTTATGGAGAACTAAGACCGCCGCTCATCGTTGCCTTTGTGGGTGGGATTTGTGCAGGTTCCATTCTCATCATGGACTCCCTCCTAACAGATGTTGTCGATTACGATGAATTGAAAACCGGAGAAAAAAGAGAAGGATTGTATTTTGGAATCTGGAAGATGGGAGTGAAGTTTTCCCAAGCCTTTGGAATTGCTCTCACAGGTTTTTTACTGGATATCATCGGATTTCAAAATGGGGCCACCGTCCAGTCCCCTGAAGTGGGATTTCGACTTGCAATGATTTTTGGCCCGGGAGTTGGATTCTTTTTTATTTTAGGTTCCCTTCTCTTTTTATTTTTTCCTCTAACCGACGAAAAACACATCCAAGTCCAAAGAATCTTATTGAAACGGAATACAAAAAGAAACAATGTATAA
- a CDS encoding SpoIIE family protein phosphatase encodes MKRETLFWDLTLKLEAFTHTVPVPFAVYYAIITQKMEPEHWQIFIALCLFFATGIGLLGTFVRFLLLKYVYAKIERIPIPSSGISSLSQEEIDYAKSVKILLFRYPLLEAIIIVIRWLSGVIPISLLFFHLVTYMPSVVRSAIFTFLMIAPISFVTYYFISESCIRRLFDVPQIKNIELQEKDIPKFNYFKRILVAFFSLAALPFVIFSYILYSLSMGEIAVEEPMIPIVTVSFIFIVPLIVCSYVVAKSVNEGLNETSRSLGELAKGNFDVIVTAKSSDDFAKQALYLNSVISKLKEMYEEIKNLNEGLEEKVTLRTNELKLSLQDISKLKIQQDGDYFLTYQLLSPLAVKNVSSKQLEVDHLVRQKKVFEYKDRRYDIGGDINISHSITLQKRKFLLFVNADAMGKSMQGAGGALVFGAVFQSIVQRTKTDPNYEQIRPEDWLKSSLQEMHMIFEAFDGTMLVSLTMGLLEEDTGKLYFLNAEHPPIVLYREGKAEYLQADVSYRKLGTLGATPIQNIKEFQLESEDVLIIGSDGKDDLLHLDETGKWEINSDEQMFLKLVESTHGNLLAISKQIESLGQVIDDISLIRICYLPTKNSETKT; translated from the coding sequence GTGAAACGAGAAACTCTCTTTTGGGATCTAACCCTAAAACTCGAAGCGTTTACCCATACGGTTCCTGTTCCCTTCGCGGTGTATTATGCCATCATCACTCAAAAAATGGAACCAGAACATTGGCAGATCTTCATTGCCCTTTGTTTGTTTTTTGCAACTGGGATTGGTCTACTGGGTACTTTTGTTCGATTCCTCCTTCTTAAATATGTCTATGCAAAAATTGAAAGGATACCCATTCCATCTTCAGGGATTTCTTCTTTGTCCCAAGAAGAAATCGATTATGCCAAGTCTGTCAAAATACTTCTTTTTCGATATCCCTTACTCGAAGCCATCATCATCGTAATACGTTGGTTATCTGGCGTAATCCCAATCAGTTTACTATTTTTTCATTTAGTGACTTATATGCCTTCCGTTGTCCGTTCTGCGATTTTTACGTTTCTAATGATCGCGCCAATTTCATTTGTGACTTATTATTTTATTTCAGAAAGTTGTATCCGTCGTTTATTTGATGTACCACAAATTAAAAATATAGAACTGCAAGAAAAAGACATTCCTAAGTTTAATTATTTCAAAAGAATTCTCGTTGCCTTTTTTAGTTTGGCGGCCCTTCCCTTTGTTATTTTTTCCTATATTCTCTATTCTCTCTCCATGGGAGAAATTGCAGTCGAAGAACCAATGATTCCAATTGTCACAGTTTCATTTATATTTATCGTTCCCTTGATTGTCTGTTCGTACGTGGTAGCCAAGTCCGTGAATGAAGGTTTAAACGAAACAAGTCGATCTTTAGGTGAACTTGCAAAAGGTAATTTTGATGTAATCGTCACAGCAAAGTCGAGCGATGATTTTGCTAAACAAGCTCTGTACCTCAACTCTGTGATTTCAAAACTAAAAGAGATGTATGAAGAGATTAAAAACCTAAACGAAGGATTGGAAGAAAAGGTTACCTTAAGAACCAATGAACTCAAGTTATCCTTACAAGACATTAGTAAACTAAAAATCCAACAAGATGGAGACTATTTTCTCACCTATCAGCTACTCAGTCCTCTTGCGGTCAAAAATGTATCTTCGAAACAGCTGGAAGTAGATCACTTAGTCCGACAAAAAAAAGTTTTCGAATATAAAGACAGAAGGTATGACATCGGAGGTGATATCAACATTTCTCATTCGATTACTTTACAAAAAAGAAAGTTTTTGCTTTTTGTAAATGCTGATGCGATGGGTAAGTCCATGCAAGGTGCTGGTGGTGCTCTTGTTTTTGGGGCTGTTTTTCAATCAATTGTCCAAAGGACAAAAACAGATCCTAACTACGAACAAATCAGACCTGAAGACTGGCTAAAATCTAGCCTTCAAGAAATGCATATGATCTTTGAAGCCTTTGATGGCACTATGCTTGTTTCTCTCACCATGGGTCTTTTAGAAGAGGATACCGGTAAGTTGTATTTTTTAAATGCAGAACACCCTCCCATCGTATTGTATAGAGAAGGGAAAGCAGAATACTTACAGGCAGATGTTTCCTACAGAAAACTCGGAACTTTGGGAGCAACACCCATCCAAAACATAAAAGAATTCCAACTCGAATCGGAAGATGTTCTCATCATTGGTTCCGATGGAAAGGACGACTTACTCCATTTAGATGAAACCGGCAAATGGGAAATCAATTCCGATGAACAGATGTTTTTAAAACTAGTCGAATCCACTCATGGCAATCTACTTGCTATCTCCAAACAAATTGAGTCCCTAGGACAGGTCATCGATGATATTTCTTTGATACGAATCTGCTATTTACCAACAAAAAACTCTGAAACCAAAACTTAA
- a CDS encoding DUF4468 domain-containing protein, which produces MMAKRIILLSAFFLLFQNSMCLKLWIVSSKFRTTEDARDHKTYQKTRSFLKAKQWLEYKLDPELSKIELENQETGELRGTGLIKCYVPYGIGEVDANEHEFEYIVKIRDGHAEMQVNKIFSFIRDPNDIVLNYGPKNEKVAKITIRSCFRPMMDDFFEFIK; this is translated from the coding sequence ATGATGGCAAAACGAATCATCTTATTATCTGCATTTTTCCTTTTATTTCAAAACTCTATGTGTTTGAAACTTTGGATTGTTTCTTCTAAATTCAGAACTACGGAAGACGCTCGGGACCATAAAACCTACCAGAAAACTCGAAGTTTTCTAAAGGCAAAACAATGGTTGGAATACAAACTAGATCCAGAACTTTCTAAAATAGAATTAGAAAACCAAGAAACTGGGGAACTTCGAGGAACTGGGCTCATTAAATGTTACGTTCCCTATGGAATTGGGGAAGTGGATGCCAATGAACATGAATTCGAATACATCGTCAAAATTCGAGATGGTCATGCCGAGATGCAAGTGAACAAAATTTTCTCCTTCATTCGTGATCCGAACGACATTGTTTTGAATTATGGACCAAAAAATGAGAAGGTAGCAAAAATCACCATCAGGTCTTGTTTTCGACCGATGATGGACGATTTTTTTGAATTTATCAAATAG
- a CDS encoding lysophospholipid acyltransferase family protein has product MKKNVENIKKFVTPFFNLAVNTTVYGYHNIVPNGKLILTCNHRSDMDPFVIGSVFPRFISWIAAEYTTRIPLFKDLVEKTGTIPMAIDGNISMASIKKVQQVFKNGDVLGIFPEGHDYMVQNDFSAPLANFHSGFAAFSLRNKVDILPTVIIPDEETVTDYPIPPLVRAFMGMPKEVCDIKRRVVYKKINVVFGEVIKYENYAHLPLDKGMVEVSNETKRRMGELQKVDYLKK; this is encoded by the coding sequence ATCAAAAAGAATGTTGAGAACATCAAAAAGTTTGTCACTCCGTTCTTTAATTTGGCAGTCAACACAACTGTCTACGGTTACCATAACATTGTACCCAATGGCAAACTCATCCTCACTTGCAATCATAGAAGTGATATGGATCCCTTTGTCATTGGATCGGTTTTTCCCCGGTTCATTTCCTGGATTGCTGCAGAGTACACGACGAGAATTCCTCTCTTCAAAGACTTAGTCGAAAAAACAGGAACCATTCCTATGGCCATCGATGGCAATATCTCCATGGCCAGTATCAAAAAGGTACAACAAGTGTTTAAGAATGGGGATGTTCTGGGAATCTTTCCAGAAGGCCATGACTATATGGTGCAAAACGATTTTTCCGCACCCCTAGCCAACTTCCATTCTGGATTTGCCGCCTTTAGCCTTCGGAACAAAGTGGATATCCTTCCTACTGTCATCATTCCTGACGAAGAAACAGTCACCGACTATCCCATTCCTCCACTAGTGCGCGCCTTTATGGGAATGCCCAAAGAGGTTTGTGATATCAAACGCAGAGTGGTTTACAAAAAAATCAATGTGGTATTTGGGGAAGTGATTAAGTATGAAAACTACGCCCACCTACCGCTTGACAAGGGTATGGTGGAAGTTTCTAACGAAACCAAACGCAGAATGGGTGAATTACAAAAAGTAGATTATTTAAAAAAATAA
- the fliD gene encoding flagellar filament capping protein FliD, translating into MPAYTMPGLMTGQNTNDIVKKLVELERRPIKRWETENEYSKAQVQIWGEVKNLTTNLQTKSRALVSFTAPFATKSVSSSEEGVITGEASRAAKSGNRALEITEMASKHQLSGVAVDTDIRIPEGSFTIYSGKSKETVTFPGGGLSELTNAIKNMAGGLAETSIIKIDKDSSILTVTSVKTGKKNELQFSDPNGILKLAGLVGENQATSEDTKQLLSLDTLKSKVWEPTKFKKSETETEKLVQTEEGISIKPDTAFAVPIAVTEIKERAFVEVEILGEAPAVMELGIGFEKEGSVRNKFLPITKTESKYIFPAGDYASDKNLTTIILSNAATTPVLIKSVTLVTPPAPGTAEPLKVLQEGKDLKIKIDGVEITRETNDSIADVLEGISFNVHKVTEKPVTLKIHVDHAKGSLLIKEWVDAYNELMKFSKEVTSVEKNGKISDKKESDDSKSADISRDFWDNKSKSGILAGENAILRLIASLKTTANSYYPATKENGFRVLTDIGISTGAVGSNWEKIQDGLLQIDQERLIAVLSENPDGVRDLFASDPNNDAKMEEGVGIRLLEILKPYNQYASGIVTSKVKLLEESVAGNNKKIKEHESHLISFEAKLKQRFLYMEQGVGKNKSVGNYLQNNMFRGNGGE; encoded by the coding sequence ATGCCAGCATATACCATGCCGGGTTTGATGACCGGTCAAAATACAAACGATATCGTTAAAAAACTGGTCGAACTGGAACGCCGACCCATCAAACGGTGGGAAACGGAAAATGAATATTCCAAGGCTCAGGTCCAAATTTGGGGTGAGGTCAAAAACTTAACCACAAACCTCCAAACGAAAAGCCGTGCCCTTGTTTCCTTTACGGCTCCCTTCGCTACCAAATCGGTCTCTTCTTCGGAAGAAGGGGTAATTACTGGTGAGGCTTCTCGTGCAGCCAAGTCCGGAAACCGGGCTTTAGAAATTACAGAAATGGCAAGCAAACATCAGTTATCTGGTGTTGCGGTCGATACAGACATTCGGATCCCAGAAGGTAGTTTTACGATTTATTCTGGAAAGTCCAAAGAAACCGTCACTTTCCCTGGTGGGGGACTTTCTGAACTTACAAACGCTATCAAAAACATGGCTGGTGGTCTTGCCGAAACTTCTATCATCAAAATTGACAAAGATTCTTCCATCCTTACAGTCACTTCCGTAAAAACAGGAAAGAAAAACGAACTCCAGTTTTCTGATCCAAATGGGATTTTGAAACTGGCAGGTCTTGTGGGTGAGAATCAAGCTACCTCAGAAGACACAAAACAATTATTATCCCTGGATACTCTCAAATCCAAAGTCTGGGAACCGACTAAGTTTAAAAAATCGGAGACAGAAACTGAGAAGTTGGTTCAAACAGAAGAAGGAATTTCGATCAAACCAGACACTGCTTTTGCGGTTCCAATTGCCGTCACAGAAATCAAAGAGAGAGCCTTTGTTGAAGTTGAAATTTTAGGAGAAGCTCCAGCGGTGATGGAGCTTGGAATTGGTTTTGAAAAGGAAGGCAGTGTGCGAAACAAATTCCTTCCTATTACCAAAACAGAATCCAAATACATTTTCCCTGCCGGAGATTATGCTTCTGATAAAAACCTAACAACAATTATCCTGTCAAATGCTGCGACAACTCCTGTTCTTATTAAATCAGTCACTCTTGTGACTCCACCTGCTCCAGGAACTGCAGAACCACTGAAAGTATTACAAGAAGGCAAAGATCTCAAAATCAAAATTGACGGTGTGGAAATCACTCGTGAGACAAACGATTCCATTGCCGATGTTTTAGAAGGAATTTCCTTTAATGTGCATAAGGTGACTGAAAAACCTGTCACTTTAAAAATCCATGTGGATCATGCCAAAGGATCTCTTCTCATCAAAGAATGGGTGGATGCTTATAATGAACTTATGAAGTTTTCGAAGGAAGTTACATCCGTTGAAAAGAACGGAAAAATTTCTGATAAAAAAGAAAGTGATGATTCTAAGTCTGCGGATATCTCACGCGATTTCTGGGACAATAAATCTAAATCCGGAATCCTTGCCGGTGAAAACGCAATTTTAAGACTCATTGCCTCTTTGAAAACAACAGCAAACTCGTATTATCCGGCAACAAAAGAAAACGGATTTAGAGTGCTCACTGATATTGGAATTTCTACCGGTGCTGTGGGCTCCAACTGGGAAAAAATCCAAGATGGTCTTTTGCAAATTGACCAGGAGCGACTCATTGCTGTTCTTTCGGAAAATCCAGATGGTGTTCGTGATTTATTTGCTTCTGACCCAAATAACGATGCGAAGATGGAAGAAGGGGTAGGAATTCGACTACTCGAAATCCTAAAACCATATAACCAATATGCTTCTGGAATTGTCACAAGCAAAGTGAAACTTCTGGAAGAAAGTGTCGCAGGAAATAATAAAAAAATCAAAGAACATGAGTCTCATCTCATTAGTTTTGAGGCCAAACTGAAACAAAGGTTTCTCTACATGGAACAAGGTGTGGGGAAAAACAAATCAGTTGGGAACTATTTGCAGAATAATATGTTTAGAGGTAATGGTGGGGAATGA